From Symphalangus syndactylus isolate Jambi chromosome 5, NHGRI_mSymSyn1-v2.1_pri, whole genome shotgun sequence:
aatttctttctttataattttcccagtttgtggtattttgttagagcagcacaAAGCAGGCTAAAACAAGAAATTGGTATGGGAGGAGCAggctagaaaaagcctagattGTCATAAATTTTGCATTAAGAGTGATTCCACTGAGGTCTCAGGAGAGGATAACTGTAGGGAAAGTCTGAAACTTCTTAGAGATTACTTCTGTGGGCCTGATGAGAATGTTGGTAGACATACAGAGAGTAAACgccattctgatgaggtcttagatggaaaagagaaatgtcttattggaaactggagtaagGATCATCCTTGTTATGAAGCGGCAAAAAAACCTGGCAGaattctgttcatgccctttggcTTTATGGAAGGCAGAATTTAAGAGAGGTGAACCAGGCTATCTGATGGAAGAGACAActcagcagcaaagcattcagtgGGCTCCATGGCTTCTTTCAAGCACATAGAGCAAAATGTGaggagagagaaatgatttaaagatggaatttataatgaaaagtgaAGACTAATAGAAAAATTTGGAGAACTCTCAGCCTGgccatataaagaataaaaaagcatgttCGGGGGAGAATAAGAAGGGTTTGGACAAGTGGTGATTTCCTGAAAAGATTAATCTGGCTAGAAGGAAGCCAAGTTCTATTCATAAGACAATGGGAGAATGACCTGGAAGACGTTTCTGAGTTCATGGAGGCAAGTTAGGACCTTAAGGGCAAGGCTTCCAGAGAGGTGCCTGAAAGACCTCAGCATTCACTGCCCTGTGCTGCCTCACAACATCAGTCTGGGAGATCTACAGGCACAAAACTCCAACCTGTGAGAGCTGCTCAGGAGTGAACTGAGACAAGCAAAGCTGTGGAGGTGAGGCTGTCTGGGGAATTGGGGGCCCAATCCCTGACCCAGTGGGTCTAGAaggtgggacatggagtcaaagattaTTCTCAACCCTTAGGATTTAATATGGtttgccctgctgggttttggacttagtTAAGACCAATTGCCCCTCTTTTCTTGCCTATTTTTCCCAGGAATGGAAATGTCTATTATATGCCTGTCCCACCACTGAATTTCAGAAGTAGGTAACTTGTTTTGATTCCACAGGCTCATGGCTGGagaatttgcctcaggatgaattgTGCCTTGAGTCTTATCCATATCTGACTTGGATGAGActctggactttggacttttaAGTTGGTACTAGAATGAGTTACAATGTGGGGGCTACTGGAAGGGAggaaatgtattttgcatgtgtgaAGGACATATATTTGGGGGCCCAGGGGTGaaatgctatgatttgaatgtgtcccacaaAGTTCACATGTTGGAGACCTGGAGGTAttgggaggtgggacctttaaaaggtgttaggtcatgagggcattACCCTCATGGAAGGATCCATGctgttatcacaggagtgggtttATCACGTGAGttggtttcttttaaaagcatgagtttactctgtctctgtctccccctcTTTGAtgttctgccatgggatgatgcagcaagaaggcctctGCCAGAGGCTAACACATTGATATTGAACTTCCCATCCTCccaaactgtgagaaatcaatttcttttctttataaattacccagtttgtgatagtctgttatagcagcacaaacagactaagataatCCCTAAAGTTGTATATGATTTCTCCCTTAGATATTATTTGGTTTCTTCTCAACTAGTTTCTTGGTTCATTTCTAAAATCATTCAGGTATTTCAAAAGAGATATAGTTGAACGAGTGGACATAAATAGCATATCAGTTACTACCCTCACATTGGCAAGAAGCATTCTAATTAGTACCAACATCCTTTACATTAACATATGAAGGGCAAGTTCTGGCAAACTAAAATCTTTGCAGTTCAGTTCTTAGACTTATTAGATAAGAGAACATAAATGTTTTATACCTTGACTCCAGTAATGCCTCCGGTATAGATTCCCCTGGTACCTGTGGACAAAACAGAGAATAAGGGCTACAGTATGGTACAATCAACATTTGTAAATTTGTAAGTGGTCAAACCACTACTCTGCCCATTGAAAGACTATAATGCATGCCACAGATCCTCTTCCTCCTATGCTGAACAAGATTCTGACCAATATTTTTCTCACATACTTGGATGAAGAGACTTTTAGattgaattttaatatttatgatctgtaaattcttcCTCTAGATCTTCCACAGCTAAAGATATAAATGGAAATTCATCAggcaaagaaaatgcaaaaagagTAACAATATCGGTCTGTGTTTGCATAATAGTGAAGGAGAAACTCTCTTGTAACCCATCACCCCACACGGAAAAGTACAGCCCATaggttttgaaaaagaaaaaatactgaaatgaCTGGACTAGGTGAAAGGAGCAGGACTGGTCTTCATGGAGAGAGGGGATGGCTGATACGATATTAGAGGTAGTTGCTTTAGACTGGAAGACAGTCTATAATTAAGATACCAAGCAGGAAAACTGAATATATCCAATGACACAGTCAGAGAACTTAATGTTCTCAAATAATacctaaaatgagaaaaagactgTGATaatggtttaaattttttaaaactctggaaTGTTTGATTATATTCAATATGTATTAATTATAAGCTAATTATATGGGCATAAAAGCTAAGGTATTTTCAGACTTAAAATGTTGATGGTatgaagaaatgcaaaagatGTTTGCAGATTTTTGCAGATTAAAAAttagctcggctaatttttaactatgttgcccaggctagtcttgaactcctgggctcaagtgatcctcctgccttggcctcccagtgtgctgggattacaggggtgagccatcatgtccagcctataatttcttaaaatgtatttttcttgccttacttTGATCAATAGAAACCTTAAAACAAAATAGACCTAGTAAGATGGTTATCACTGACTTGGTCCTAAACTCAGGGAGAAGGATTTCAGTGTATCATCGATAACTATAATATTTACTCTAGgatgtttttaatactttttatcaGGAAATAGAGCATTTCATTTGATTCCCAGTTTGCTAAGAATATTTATGAACAGATGCAGAATTGTATCAAATTTTTTGTGAATGTTTCTCCTTTAATCTGTTAATGTATTGAATTACATTAATCGGTTTTCTAATGCTTCATTATTGGGATCTCATTGACTCTTTAATCCACGGTAGTTTGCTTTGTTGTCAGTTGAACTGCTCTTGCTAAGTTAACTAAGTAGTTCCTTGGTCCTCAATCCAGTAAGTGACTTTTCATTAATATCATGAAGTACTGATTACCCTCCTTGTAACACTCCTTGCTCTTAGTAGCTTTGAAATCCTAGTCTTTCggttttcctcttccttctgatggcttcttaatttttcctttggtttcttTATCGTCTAGTGTGCCTCAGGGCCCTTGGAGCGCCTCACCTCTAATAAAATCAAGTATGTGTTGATGTTCTCCAAACCTCCCCATGTGGTCCAAATTTCTTTTCTGAGCTGCAGTCACAAATATCAAAGTGCTTACTCCAACTTTCCACTTGGATGACTTTACAGATACTCCAAAATGTTCAAAACAGAACTcatcttccaacttttcttctttctcctacttTTTGGCTTCTAAGCCTATTCTTCCTCCAGTGATTCCCTCAGATCACAGTACCACATGCATCCAGCAGTGAAAGGAGAGCCTAAATGTCATTGCAgactcttcctcctttttctagCCTCCAAATCCATCACACAGACTATTGATTCTTTCCCTTAAATGTTTCTCATAGCCATATATTTCTTTCCATCTCTAGACACTAATTTGGCCAAAGCCATCATTCTCCTTCCTATGATATTGctacatttcttcattttcattcagcctttctgtctctgaaactccctcttttttctttctttgtctctctcttcctttcctctttctcattctctttcttccctccctcttttctctttccttcctttcttgcttactctttttcttctcctgtcttactgtaattttaaatatctgtcctaaatgaaaatatttttgttcatagGAACTAAGTTACCAGTAGTTCTTTATACAACATCATTCTTAAAATATAcacttttaaatgttaattaataGAATTTAATTGAGGAGTATGACAGCAACATTAAAAAGGcccaagttttaaaaatgatttcattcattttttgggTTACTTTTTGTCTGGCAACACTTGAACACTAATTTCTAGTAATAGAATATCTGTTTGCTGACCATAAACCAAGACACATAATCTGTAACTGTGAGTTCTGTTATGATGCATTGGGAGTTTTTGTCAAAATAATTGTTCCTAGAAGGTAGAACAAATacttttgtttcctctttcctTATTTCATCTAAAACAATTTTCTACCTGTCTATTAAGGCTAAATTGGTAGCAATATAtctttggccaaaaaaaaaaaaatagaacatatataaaaccaaggtaaagagcaaaactgtgtttAATTTTGAACAAGTTACTATAAGATACCTGAGGAACATTTAGACCGAAATATCAGTAGGACTTTAATTTCAAAAAAGTAGTTTGGGTTTTGGTGTCTTTTGGATATTATTCAATCAGTTCAAAATATGACTTGAGTTCCCTCATGAAATTCTAAGTATTTTCCAGATCCAAGGCAAATGTCACCTCCCTTTTCTCCCCAACAGTAGTGTTTGTAGTTCCCTTTTCTGCTTTAATAGTACATTTTATTCTTGATTCTGTCtcattgtttttttcctgttttcaccATTTTATAGACTTCTTAATACTTCTTTGTGGTAAACATATTGCATTTGCATAAGATCAGAAACACAGCAGGCACTTATAAAATATATTCGttgaataataacaaaattattaGATTATATCTACAGCTTCCTctgaaaaacaataaagatatTTGGATCCAAGTGGTGTAGTATTTCAGGTGAGCAGAAATGTACAAATCAGAGAAAGGGGGGGATCTAGTCTATATTTGCATGTTAATATACTTGACTTTATCCTTTTAACCATTACCGCAAGTGGAAAGTTTCAGCCCATGCCAATGATAAATGGACACAGAAACTGTTTGGTTTAGAATTCAGTAGCtctttcaaagaaatgaaaacacttcCGTGAAGGTATGTGAGACTGCATACCTTAGTAGATCTTTTGGGATTAAGATCAGAATTACAGTAAAAACAAGCAAAGACTTCCTTAAGTATATGAGACTGTATCCAACAGCAGAAGGTTCTGATCAAGACTGGAAGTGcaataaaaacaatgaagatAAGTATCAGAAATGAATGCTCTTCTGCAATGGTTTGATTGtaaatttattaataatacaaaGTATTAAAAACTTGGATTTTTTGTCTCTGGAAATGGCCACTGAATTGGATAAAATCTTTCTGATTCTGGCAATAGCGGAATTCATCATCGGCATGCTAGGGCACGTGTTCATTGGACTGGTAAACTGCTCCGAATGGATCAAGAACCAAAAGGTCTTCTCAGCTGACTTCATCCTCACCTGCTTGGCTATCTCCACAATTGGACAACTGTTGGTGATACTGTTTGATTCATTTCTAGTGGCACTTGCTTCACATTTATATACCACATATAGACTAGCAAAACCTGTTATTATGCTTTGGCACATGACTAATCACTTGACAACCTGGCTTGCCACCTGCCtaagcattttctatttctttaagataGCCTACTTCCCCCACTCCCTTTTCCTctggctgaggtggaggatgaACGGAATGATTGTTATGCTTCTTACATTGTCTTTGTTCTTACTGATTTTTGACAGTTTAGTGctagaaatatttattgacatcTCATTCAATATAATAGATAAAAGTAATCTGACTTTATATTTAGATGAAAGTAAAACTCTCTACGATAAACtctctattttaaaaactcttcttaGCTTGACCAGTTTTATCCCCTTTTCTCTGTCCCTGACCTCActgctttttttatttctgtccttGGTGAGACATACTAGAAATTTGAAGCTCAGTTCCTTGGGCTCTAGAGACTCCAGCACAGAGGCCCATAGGAGGGCCATGAAAATGGTGatgtctttccttttcctcttcatagttcattttttttccttacaagTGGCTAATTGGATATATTTTATGTTGTGGAACAACAAGTACATAAAGTTTGTCATGTTAGCCTTAAATGCCTTTCCCTCGTGCCACTCATTTATTCTCATTCTGGGAAACAGCAAGCTGCGACAGACAGCTGTGAGGCTACTGTGGCATCTTAGGAACTATACAAAAACACCAAACTCTTTGCCTTTGTAGACAGACTTTCCAGAAGCTTTTCTAAGAGAATAACTCAACGAGGAGCATTTGGGGAtcacttccactttttttttttttttctactgggtTTCTCTAAGTATTTTGGAACATAAATGAAATCCTACCAGGTTGCTTTTGATGGTAATTCACACATTGCCAGTCGATACCATTTTAAAAGTAATCATTTTTGTTTGGAGTATTGGCAAGCAATATTTTAgcctcacatattatttcaaaaaatctaaattatttaattttatatgcaaACGATAGGTAATTGCAACTTGTGGAGAAAAAGGTGTGTGAGTCTTTAAAAGCAAGATAGATTATAAACTTGAATGGGTAAAAGATATATACAATGTGGATAGAAAATCTAATTAAAAACTAAAGTCACAGCAGGAAAAATATAGCCTCATAGCTTCAaagccaagcttttttttttttttttttttttaaatggaatcttgctctgtcgtccaggctggagtgcagtggtgtgatcttggcttactgccacctccacctcctgggttcaagcaactctcctatctcagcctcccgagtagctgggactacaggcacacaccaccacacacggctaatttttgtatttttagtagagatggggtttcaccatattggtcaggctggtctcgaactcctgacctcaggtgatccacccaccttggcctcccaaagtgctgggattacaggcgtgagacactgtgcccggtcccaagcattttttttaaatgaaaaaaagtggtatatttttgttattagaaGTCTTGTTGATAACAAGGAAATACGATGATTATGTGAGAAAAGGAAGATTTTTAgcgtgaaataaaataaattatctttaaatggAAACCGGAAACACATGATTTAATGCTGATGTCAATTTAAAACcccaaataataaacattttgatGTTTCTAGGCACTTGCTAATTTTGCTAAATTCTAGGACATGCAATATGCATTTGCAGAGAGGCAGAAACCAATGTTTCTACCATGTTATGTAATAGAACTAAAATTATAGAGGTTTATGTCTTAATTCACAATTATACTCATATTGCTACTACAAAAAGATCATAATTACATTCTGAGGATGattgtatttgtgtttgtttatgtGACATGCATTTTGTTGCAATCTGATCACTGGATTTCTtagaggaaaaaacagaaacaatcttAACCAGCAAGGCACAGAAAGCAAAGTGATGTTGTTTACAGAATGTTGCAGGCTTATTGTAAATTTTAGACAAGCATATGTATACATAGTGCTGCTTTGACTGTGATAATCTAAGATTAGATAAGGTAACAAACTACAGATTGTAAATAAGGTTAAGGGTGGGAAAATTTACTAAAAAATTTTGAATATGATGGCATAGATTAAAACACTGTACAGAAACTGTAtagtgaaattttttatttttttaatttttttattattatactttaggttatagggtacatgtgcacaatgtgcaggtttgttacctatgtatccatgtgccatgttgttttgctgcacccattaactcgtcatttagcattaggtatatctcctaatgctgtccctcccccctccccccaccccacaacagtccccggagtgtgatgttccccttcctgtgtccatgagtttaataaagaatttcttttagaatttacttttgatatattatttatattgtgCTAGATTACAGAAACAAAAATGTGCTATTAAATGCTGATAAATACATGCTTGTAAATTAATCTTGATGAAGCTATAGGTGAGGGCATGACTCCACAGCTGTGCCCTGGAGCCGGAAATGATGTTAGAATTATTAATACTTCCCCCTCCCCATATGCataaaatgaaattgtaagtACATCTGGGCTATATGGTATCATGTATCAATAACAATGATGTTGATGATAGTTTTAATGATAATACAACATCTTTTTTTAGTAAtttgcattttacaaaataaaatatacatatattattttgatcactaatttagtattttttcaaagataattttcTTGCCTTGATAAAAGGTAATGTGCAAATCAAGCTGAATATATTTTAGACTTAGATACtgagtttattttaaagatattcttttatataaatgACTTAACCTTGTATTCTTTACAAGATAACACaaaatgctatttatatttttgtgtcaGTAAACTTTTCTTTGGTAAGCAGTTGATTCAACTCATGAGCAACCTTAGTGGTAAATTAATACATGTCTAATTAAGAGTAATACATGTCTAACACTTAGTAGGCAGCAACCCCAGGGAGATGGGACTACAAGGAACAGGGCCCCATTCGTCACaatagaagcaaaacaaaaaagtagtAAGAGCAGCCCAGGACATATTCTGGTTATTGCGATTGATGTATTGtaatccgtttttttttttttttttttttttttgagacagagtct
This genomic window contains:
- the TAS2R42 gene encoding taste receptor type 2 member 42 gives rise to the protein MATELDKIFLILAIAEFIIGMLGHVFIGLVNCSEWIKNQKVFSADFILTCLAISTIGQLLVILFDSFLVALASHLYTTYRLAKPVIMLWHMTNHLTTWLATCLSIFYFFKIAYFPHSLFLWLRWRMNGMIVMLLTLSLFLLIFDSLVLEIFIDISFNIIDKSNLTLYLDESKTLYDKLSILKTLLSLTSFIPFSLSLTSLLFLFLSLVRHTRNLKLSSLGSRDSSTEAHRRAMKMVMSFLFLFIVHFFSLQVANWIYFMLWNNKYIKFVMLALNAFPSCHSFILILGNSKLRQTAVRLLWHLRNYTKTPNSLPL